Within Vicia villosa cultivar HV-30 ecotype Madison, WI linkage group LG1, Vvil1.0, whole genome shotgun sequence, the genomic segment TCGCATCTTTGAGTATATGGATCGGTCGTACTTGCTCCCTCGAAATATGTATAGGATTGTGAAAATGTTTTACTTGCTGCAAGGAGTTTTCACAGTAGCAATGGATGATCCATGTAAACTTTGACCCAAAGAGGCATTCTAAAGGCGCATGGTCTCTAGACCTCCCTGAACCGCAGAGAGGGACGCTTGAGTAGATGATGAAATAGCATGAGCAGAAGCTAGAGATTTACGCTTCTTTGCTACACCACTCACCAAAAGAGTTACCGATTGACTAGCGAATCGGGGAGATTGAAGGCGCTCAAAGAATAACCTACCTCGGTAAGGACAGTATAAGCTTTATGTATCTCTTGCAGGTACGTATCTCGCTGGAATGTCAAGCTACAAATACTTTCCTATAGTCGTTGCTTCTCCTTGTGTTGTTGGTCAGGCACGAAAGCATCCCAACGACCATCCCCACCAATGTCTAGAACAACATAAGCGTGTCGGATATGAATACAACCCTTGTGCATATATATCCTCTCTCTCAGTTGATGAAATTCGATTTGTGAAACCCTTGTCGTAATTCTCTCTTTCTCTGTCACTCAAAGTCTTCATTTGTAGGCGCTAGCACTGAAATTGAAGGCACTATCCAGATCTGCATCAAATTGTTAATCACCACGAGAGATAATTATTTTATCACttatcatgcatcattcgtaaGGATTAACTAAAGAAAATTTTTTGTTTTTCGCTACTCTTTGTATCACAATCTCCCTTCAGTTTGTACATATAAAAGTAGAAAGAGTAATTTCCAATTTGAAATGGTTCTTCAATCCACCCCATATAATACTCTCAAACTCCATGGAAATTTCAAAATGTCCTTTCGTATGATCTATTTTACAACTAACCACTTTATTAGAGTTGCCTCGTTTTTATCTAAAAAACAatttggatttcaatgttcaaatttATCCTATTAAATTTAGAATTTCAATCTCTAGATAAATTTATGAAACGATATTACatgtatatatttcaattttctcAAATTTTGAAATCTGAAAATATCGGAAAAAGGCACACACCAGTATTAGTATCAAATTGAATTTGCATTGTTTAGGTGTAGATGGAGGATTTGTATTGTTACATTCTTCGCTTTCCAAACTTCACGGTATCTTTCATGCGTCGACTTCGTAAGTATATCCATATCTCCTCACATGTTGAGTTGAAATATGTACTACAAATAAAGAGAAATAGACATTGCCTTTGAGAATTATAGATCCAAATATAAAAACTTGTGTcttctaaaattatttaattcttCGTCCATTTCAAATTAAGTGTAATTTAAGAGTTTCTAATAAGATCTATAAAAAAAGATTTTCAtataaggaaaatcaagaaataacTAAATGTACATAACATAATTTATCACCATAATCTATTAGCACTactataaaataaaagtcaaatttcTTCCAACATCCCACATTTATATTGTTTGATTAATTAAGAGTACTCGTACCCAACTAAAATCTAGGATACCGGATTGTTCACCTAATATTATATTCTTAACTATTGAAGTATTATTTGTATAAAAAGGGCTATTGAAGATATTGGTTATTATTATTGAGTATAATAACAGATACTGCAATGATAACCAATAAAACTTTAATAGAAATTGTTGTTGAGTTTGCAATAGAAGTTGAGTCGATTTCATTGTTGATGAGTTTGCAATATAAATGGTCTAAGTATTTTATACTCATTCAGGTGAAAATTGTTCTTAATAATTCTATAATATATGAAGTTGATTGTAAATGACACTGCCCTATAACAAACAAAAAAAGCAGACTGCAAATCAACTCAAAATAAAATCACAATTAAATGAACAAAgaaacaaaatgatgaaggatgaAAAACACAGAAGATTAGTAAAATATGTACATCAGTTGAAGAAAATTAATTGAACCTTTTTGGTTTGCAAAGTAAACATgaatatttttctttcaaaagagaAAACCTGCTGCTATAAATGGCAGACACAGAAagtataaaatgaacaaaaggaaacaaaatgtGTATTTCAGAGAAGCCAGCATCAATGACCTCATTGATAGAAACTCAAAAATTCCATGAGACTGTGTGTGACACATTAGTCTAAATTTCCAGTCTTAGCCTCTTCACTTTTATTCATGGCTTTCCTTGCTAACTCATAGCCTGCAAAGTTCATGGCACCTAAAGGAGCAATCCAAAAGAACCTAGGAACTGCTCCTTTGAACAAGCCAAGGGGTCCCTCTTGGCGAAGTATAGAAATGGCTACTATGGTCATTGACACAGACTGACCCTGAGCGGTCATCATTCTAGTTTTCATCACATCAAATGGAGTTGTAACAACGGCTGCCAAACCACCAGATAAAGCTCCAACTGCAATTGTTTCCCAGGCCTCGAGTTCCCGTCCTAGTAGTTTTTGGACACCCTGTAGCATTCATGACAATATGCCAAATAATTTATAATGCATAACTTAGAAAATTATATAGACAAATCCAAAACCAAGAAGCGGAAGGGATTACAAAATTTATGCACCTTTTTAGATTCGGCGTAAAGTCCCATGCCAGCAACATAAAATGGAACCTCTCGACAAAGTGTGGCTCCGGTTCCACGGAAAAAACCTTTTAGACCATCTTGCTGCCAAGTCCCAACCAAAGCCTCGCCCACATTGTTGAAAATACCAGCCTGCAATCTCTGCTTTAACACCTCGCAGGGGATTCGCACTGCTGTGCCCAAAAACGTGCTGCAGAAAGATGCTATGGATTGTACCTACAGAAATACTAATCTGTGAGGCTTAAAGACTTTTAAGAGTGAAAGGAGTAAATCTTAACTATACAACCATGGATACTCACACAATGTGCATACAGAGGATATTTATACGAGTGAAAGGAGCAAATTTTCAAGTGTCAGTAAATGTaaatttatgttaaaaaaatgTTAATCTATCAGGTATAAGCACCTCCAATGAAAGCATTTGCATCATTGTAATAAGGATATTAATATTATAGAGTAATATATATCACTCTTCATTTTAATTCATCCTTAATTACAAGGGCGCATGTTAGCGAAAACCTTTAATAAAGACAAGGAGCTGCACAATTCTGTTAAGAGAATTAGTTAGTTACAACAGTGTTTCCTGCTTCTATTTACGGTAAGTTGAAACCAATCTTGACATGAACTGAAGAGCTcagaaaattttaatataatgaaACAACTTTTTTGTCTAATTATGATTCAGGAGTTAGGTTATATTGTCAATAATGCAACTTCTCAATAATTATATAATGCAGAAAACCCGAAAGTATGGAACAAAAGGATGTACTTGGACtaaaatatactccctccgttcctttttaagtgtcattttagaagattttttttttcctatttaagtgtcgttttataatttaatgttatagtttgtcatttatacccttattttctcaataactccacctcaaaattttcaattaattatggAAAAAAGAGAATTtattattgaatttatttggaaagagaaaaataaataaggatataataggaaaattaactctaataatccactatcttggttgaagagctttttgctaaaacgacacttaaaaaggaacggagggagtgtATAATAGAAAATGGGACATACTCTCCATCTCTCTATTACGATATATTTGGTCCAAATTTTGgcctaaaatatatataataggaaATAGGATGTATAAATTACCTGGAGTTCATGTAAGTTTGGAGCAACATTTATCAACAGCAATTTACTTGCTTCAAATATCCCAGTTCGCAGGCCATGGCTACAGTTACAAAAGCTAGAATGAGATGGAAAGGAAAATGGCCCTACTCAATGATTGAGAGGATAAAGTACTTCTGAAGCTCATATTCGCAAGATAAGGGAAAGTAGCAGAGAAGAAACAGAGAGATTTAATAAGCAACCTTGAAAACTGTCCAATAATTGCAGGTATTGAACCCCTGTATAAACCACGTGTCCCAATCTCTGGCAGCTTAGCAATTATTTCAGGGAAAGACATGGTTGATGCTTGTACTCGAGTCTAACATAACACAATAAATAAGAGAATGATGAGGAAGAAATCATGAAATCGGTAACTACAGAAATCATAAGTTCAACTCAATAATACCTTGATTGAATCAACAGGATGCAATAATGCACAAGACAAGGCACAAGAAAGGCCACCTGCCAATGCAGATCTTAGAACACTTCCAGCTGGAATTTCGACAGATGGTGGAACAGCAACTACAGTTGCAGCTTCAAACCAAATACTCCTGAATGTTTAATCATAATAAGAACAGTGATTAATATCACAGTGGAGGATGAAACTTAATCATTGCGGTGGTGGAAATTGAGCCGATATGGAAATTAATTAAAGTACTGACAGAAACACATCTTTATAATTGAATCATGTTGGATAATTTCATTTGTATTGAACATGAATATGATCTGGCGAAAAACAATCCCATGATCAAAACCAAGGATGTCGAAGAAAGAAAAGCAATCACATGATAATATTCCTTAGTCTTACCTAGGATCTTCTTGAAGACGATCTGACGGAAGCAGAAGCATGAAATTGCGGAAATGTCCATACGAAATAGATTCTTCTGTGTCTGCATTTAGAAATCGCATCATCGCAACAGCATTGTCTTCGTTTGCAGGCAGTCCTGAATTCTTAAGTGACTCCAATATTTCACTTTTCTTCAACGTCCCTGACTTGGTTAAACACAAAGAAGTGTATGCACGAAGAATTGTTGGCTCCTTTTGTTCAATGAATGATAAGAATTGCTTCCAACCAAAAGACTTAGAAAATAAGTGACTTCTGGTACGGCTCATGAATTCTTTAGCGTATCTTCGTGGAAGCTTTCTCCTTCTCATTGCAATTTCTAGATCTTCTAAAGTTACCTGGCCATCACCATCTCTATCCAACTCCTCAAAGAACCTCCTCCCTATAAGATAATAATGCAAATGAAAAAGAAGTGTCAACATGTCATTCCAGAAGAAAGCACATAAAAATATACACAACAAATATACAGAGAATCAGAAACACATCAGCAAAAATATACCTTACAACTAATATCAAGTATAACATAAATTCCGAGTAGGTAGGAAGATACCAGGATGCAAAAAGGCAAAAAGATTAAAACTGCAATACTAATTGCAAATATCAcgtgaaaaatattaaatattttttggttgAATAGCCGAAATGATTGCTAATTAGTAATTACTAATTGCAAGTTTGATCATGCAGAGATTGGGTGGCATAATTCCAAGACACTAATCCATAAAACAATAATTGTAATAATATGTTTTCTTTTGTTTCCTTTGTTCTTTTTATACTCAAAATGTCTGCTAGCTAAAACACAAAAAAATCACACTTTAAACATCAAGAATCTCTTTGAAAACTGTCAAGACCAACAAAAACATTACTAGGGACCATGGAGTCATTTGATGATTTAGCATTAAGCCATGAAACCTATCCCATATACAATCTGGAAAAAAAATTCcacttctttttcttgtgtttattattttctctatttattttgaTCTCATTTATGTCTTTTCATAGGAATGAGCCACCTTTTATGAATATTTTCAATGATACAAAATCAAGATATATTTATAGAGGTTAATAATATACACAACATATAGTAAAGTAACAAAACAAGCAAAATTGGCTCTCCTCAGCTACTAATCTACCCATTACTCACACATCTCCATATTACCATCTTGTAAAAATTACAGGCTCAAGGTCAGCATGCCATTATCGTAGATATGGAAATATGATATGTGAAAAGATGCAATAAAGAAGACACAAAAACTCGAGTCCTACATCGACTTCCATATGTGCTCATGACATTTCCAAACTACATTCTACAAAACAATATTATGTTCTCAGGCATTAGAACCCTGAATTAAGAAGATTCATTAAACTAACCTAATTAATATTTACTCTGTTTTTTTAAGCCCCAATAAATAACATCAATTATTAGCTAATACTCAATATCATCATATGGATCACACTCATACGTTAGATCCTTTTAAAACTATAAAATGTGCATATACTCTTTTGTATTTGCTGATACAGATTCCAGTCTGGCTCATTGGattggtattcaaaaaggtctTACCCTCTTGGGCATCTTGTTGAACTATTGAAAACGACGATTAAGTCTCTTCCCACTATAGAGGGTTGGCCATGCCGATGAAATACCGCCATAATATCCTATCATGAATTATATCTAATGATAGACCATTTAACTCCAAATCTTTTTCAATAATTTGACTTAGAGTTTTTCCTGATTTTCTGCTATAGCTAACTAATTAAATATTCCTTAGCCAATCTTCTGTTTCTTACCGGTGCTTTTGTAAGTTTCTCCACACATATCCAAACTCCATACTACCTAAGAATATGAGATTATATTATATCACCTTGTACAATAGGTTTCATTCCTAACTTTATCTTGTATGTCCACTAACCTATCATAGAAAACCATCATCTCTCCAACACTAATCTCATTTTCTGATTGACTTTTTACTACCCGGCATTCAGCTTCATACTATATAACAGTTCCACATCCTATTCCTATTCCTATTCCTATTCCTATTCCTAtccataattttaaataataatattctaCCATAATCGAAGGGTTCTATGTTGTACAAAACAATAACCCAAGTTGCAAGCAAAAATTAAAAGCTTTATTGCTAGCACGTGTAAGATGTCAAACCTTCTGACTCTGTGTATCTAAAGAAATCTTGTACAGAGAATAGCTTCTTCTTATCAGGATGGTCTTTTGATGTTTTCCCAAGCTGCGGTAGCAGTTCAATCAATTCTGTCAATGAAACCGTGGAAAGTGTAGTCTTTAGACGCTCTACATTTGTTAAAGGAATGCTGAATATGTTCGAGGCAACCTTCTGCGCCGAAATCCCCACACTTTCTTCCTTATTTTCATCATTACTGACATCTCCTATTTCATTTTGTGAAGCAATTTCTTCTCCAGCTGCACTTGTTGGCACACCACCCATCTTTGCGAAATTCAAATTCCCCAAGAAACCATTCATATTCACCTTGTGCCCTTCCAAGAAGCTAGTGAatgcattcacatgatcaaaagTAGCTGAATGCACCAAAGTTTTTCCACACTCAAGTTCAATTTTCTCTTGCATTCCATTCATTCCATGTTCAAGACTCTGAAGTGTATGAGATAGCTGATCAAAGATAAAACCTACAAGACATTCAAGTGAAACATGTTTTTCATCTTTCCTCTTCACAACCTTTTCTTTAGCTGTTCTTACAAATTGACCCTTAGACTCATTATGCTTCACTTCACACGAAGAAAAAGTTTGCTTCATGCATGAATACTTCTCctccttattattattatcctcATCACACACTTTCTGCAACCTCTTCTTCCCATTTTTAAAAGGAATCGGCAAAGACTGAATAAACCCATTAACCAACAAAGACCAAGTCACAGAAAACTGCAAACAATTGGCACAAGCAGACTCATTTTCCTTAACAACTTGAGTTTTATTTACATTCTTTGAATCCTGTGAAAacatacccaaaacagccttcaAAGGAACCTTCATAGACAACCCTTTTTTCTTCTTGACATCACAGATCTGAAACTCACCACCATCTCTCACTTGGGCAATTAAACAAACACCATGCCTACTATTCTTTGCACCTGCAAAACAATGCTCAAAATCTTTCGCCGCCTTTCGAAAGCCCAGTTCAAGTGGAGACAGCGATTCCTTCATAAGTTGAATGGAATTAAAGAAAGACTCAACTGGGTCGTTAGCTGACACCATTTCTGATGAACCCTTTGAAAAAGTTAGAGTCTTTTTCACTATCTTGTAAGAAACAACAACACAGGAAGAAAAATTGAGAGAATCAATAGATTGTTATGAAAATGGGATAGAAATAGAGTGATGAGTCAAAAAGAATCTAAATTTGAATAGAGAAAAGCGATGAAGATTGAATAGTTTGGTTAAAGATTAGTTTCATTTTGATGGTTGTTTGATTGGTCGGTGGAAGAAAaacggagaagaagaagaaaaaaagagtgaaGGTTGAAGAAGAATTTAGGATAAGATTG encodes:
- the LOC131643715 gene encoding uncharacterized protein LOC131643715 — protein: MVSANDPVESFFNSIQLMKESLSPLELGFRKAAKDFEHCFAGAKNSRHGVCLIAQVRDGGEFQICDVKKKKGLSMKVPLKAVLGMFSQDSKNVNKTQVVKENESACANCLQFSVTWSLLVNGFIQSLPIPFKNGKKRLQKVCDEDNNNKEEKYSCMKQTFSSCEVKHNESKGQFVRTAKEKVVKRKDEKHVSLECLVGFIFDQLSHTLQSLEHGMNGMQEKIELECGKTLVHSATFDHVNAFTSFLEGHKVNMNGFLGNLNFAKMGGVPTSAAGEEIASQNEIGDVSNDENKEESVGISAQKVASNIFSIPLTNVERLKTTLSTVSLTELIELLPQLGKTSKDHPDKKKLFSVQDFFRYTESEGRRFFEELDRDGDGQVTLEDLEIAMRRRKLPRRYAKEFMSRTRSHLFSKSFGWKQFLSFIEQKEPTILRAYTSLCLTKSGTLKKSEILESLKNSGLPANEDNAVAMMRFLNADTEESISYGHFRNFMLLLPSDRLQEDPRSIWFEAATVVAVPPSVEIPAGSVLRSALAGGLSCALSCALLHPVDSIKTRVQASTMSFPEIIAKLPEIGTRGLYRGSIPAIIGQFSSHGLRTGIFEASKLLLINVAPNLHELQVQSIASFCSTFLGTAVRIPCEVLKQRLQAGIFNNVGEALVGTWQQDGLKGFFRGTGATLCREVPFYVAGMGLYAESKKGVQKLLGRELEAWETIAVGALSGGLAAVVTTPFDVMKTRMMTAQGQSVSMTIVAISILRQEGPLGLFKGAVPRFFWIAPLGAMNFAGYELARKAMNKSEEAKTGNLD